In Porphyrobacter sp. LM 6, one DNA window encodes the following:
- the aroC gene encoding chorismate synthase, translated as MSWNTFGRVLRFTTWGESHGPALGAVVDGCPPGLAISEEFIQPYLDARKPGTSRFTTQRREDDLVRILSGTFEGKTTGTPISLMIENTDQRSKDYSAIAQSYRPGHADYAYDAKYGIRDYRGGGRSSARETAARVAAGAVARLVIPEVSITAYVCELGGDRIDPANIDYAEIANNPFFCPDAAAAKRWEDKVDAARKAGSSLGAIVECVATGVPAGWGAPIYAKLDSDLAAAMMSINAVKGVEIGDGFEAARLTGEENADRMRPGADGKPEYLANHAGGTAGGISTGQPVVCRVAFKPTSSILTPVESINSAGEAVEVVTKGRHDPCVGIRGTPVVEAMMALVLADHKLLHRGQVG; from the coding sequence ATGAGCTGGAACACCTTCGGGCGCGTGCTGCGCTTTACCACCTGGGGAGAGAGCCACGGGCCTGCGCTGGGCGCGGTTGTCGACGGGTGCCCGCCGGGCCTCGCGATTTCCGAAGAGTTCATCCAGCCCTACCTCGATGCCCGCAAGCCGGGCACCAGCCGCTTCACCACGCAGCGGCGCGAGGATGATCTGGTGCGGATCCTGTCCGGCACCTTCGAGGGCAAGACCACCGGCACGCCAATCAGCCTGATGATAGAGAACACCGATCAGCGTTCCAAGGACTACTCCGCGATCGCCCAGTCCTATCGCCCGGGCCATGCCGACTACGCCTATGACGCGAAATACGGCATCCGCGACTATCGCGGCGGCGGGCGTTCCAGCGCGCGCGAGACGGCGGCGCGGGTGGCAGCGGGCGCGGTGGCGCGGCTGGTGATCCCCGAGGTGAGCATCACCGCCTATGTCTGCGAGTTGGGCGGCGACCGGATTGATCCGGCGAACATCGATTACGCCGAGATCGCCAACAACCCGTTCTTCTGCCCCGACGCGGCTGCGGCCAAGCGCTGGGAAGACAAGGTGGATGCCGCGCGCAAGGCCGGATCATCCCTCGGCGCGATTGTCGAATGTGTCGCCACCGGCGTCCCCGCCGGCTGGGGCGCGCCGATCTATGCCAAGCTCGACAGCGATCTGGCCGCCGCGATGATGAGCATCAATGCGGTCAAGGGCGTCGAGATCGGCGACGGGTTCGAAGCCGCGCGGCTAACGGGCGAGGAGAACGCCGACCGGATGCGTCCTGGAGCCGACGGCAAGCCCGAATACCTCGCCAACCACGCGGGCGGCACAGCGGGAGGCATTTCGACCGGGCAGCCGGTGGTGTGCCGCGTGGCGTTCAAGCCGACTTCGTCAATCCTCACCCCGGTGGAATCGATCAACTCGGCGGGCGAGGCGGTGGAGGTGGTCACCAAGGGCCGCCACGACCCCTGCGTCGGCATCCGCGGCACCCCGGTGGTCGAGGCGATGATGGCGCTGGTGCTGGCCGATCACAAACTGCTGCACAGAGGGCAGGTGGGGTAA
- the ruvA gene encoding Holliday junction branch migration protein RuvA, producing the protein MIAKLSGRLDATGEDWAIVDVGGVGYLVHCSRRTLAALGEVGEGCTVHTELQVSENDMRLLGFADQAERDWFRLLTGVQGVGSKVGLAILSALSTGELRDACGRGDAAMVARAQGVGPKLAGRIVNELKDKAGAMPGGSGGFAVSAAAAPAGSKGADAASALENLGFKPAVAAQAVARAMEELGEGASEGDLIRVALKKAAG; encoded by the coding sequence ATGATTGCTAAGCTCTCAGGCAGGCTCGATGCGACCGGCGAGGACTGGGCGATCGTCGATGTCGGCGGGGTGGGCTACCTCGTCCACTGCTCCCGCCGCACGCTCGCCGCACTTGGCGAGGTGGGCGAGGGCTGCACCGTCCACACCGAATTGCAGGTCAGCGAGAACGATATGCGCCTGCTCGGGTTCGCCGATCAGGCCGAGCGCGACTGGTTCCGGCTGCTGACGGGGGTGCAGGGGGTGGGAAGCAAGGTGGGCCTTGCGATCCTTTCCGCGCTCTCGACCGGAGAACTGCGTGACGCCTGCGGGCGCGGCGATGCGGCCATGGTCGCGCGGGCGCAGGGCGTGGGCCCGAAGCTGGCGGGCCGGATCGTCAACGAGCTGAAGGACAAGGCCGGCGCCATGCCCGGTGGCTCGGGCGGCTTTGCAGTGAGCGCGGCGGCGGCCCCCGCAGGCAGCAAGGGCGCCGACGCGGCGAGCGCGCTGGAGAACCTCGGCTTCAAGCCTGCCGTGGCAGCACAAGCCGTGGCGAGGGCAATGGAAGAGCTGGGCGAGGGCGCGAGCGAGGGCGATCTGATCCGCGTGGCGCTGAAAAAGGCGGCGGGTTGA
- the ruvB gene encoding Holliday junction branch migration DNA helicase RuvB produces MTDSPLHSPARQPGDPDAALRPRRLAEFVGQEAAKGNLAVFIAAARARGEAMDHTLFFGPPGLGKTTLAQIIAGELGVGFRATSGPVIAKAGDLAALLTNLEPHDVLFIDEIHRLSPMVEEVLYPAMEDRALDLIIGEGPSARSVRIDLPPFTLIGATTRQGLLTTPLRDRFGIPVRLNFYTHAELERVVTRAAGLLGLAIEPEGAREIARRSRGTPRVAGRLLRRVRDFADVAGSASVTRTVADEALTRLEIDRLGLDLMDRRYLAMIATTYKGGPVGIETLAAGLAEPRDTIEDVVEPYLIQLGLVARTARGRVLNDAGWEHLEMTPPKDSPPQQSGLFDDNG; encoded by the coding sequence ATGACTGACTCCCCCCTCCACTCCCCCGCCCGCCAGCCGGGTGACCCGGACGCGGCCCTGCGCCCGCGCCGGTTGGCCGAGTTCGTCGGGCAGGAGGCAGCCAAGGGGAACCTTGCGGTCTTCATCGCGGCCGCCCGCGCACGCGGCGAGGCGATGGATCATACGCTGTTCTTCGGCCCGCCGGGTCTCGGCAAGACCACGCTGGCGCAGATCATCGCGGGCGAGCTGGGTGTGGGCTTCCGCGCCACCTCCGGCCCCGTCATCGCCAAGGCGGGCGATCTCGCCGCGCTGCTGACTAATCTCGAACCGCATGACGTGCTGTTCATCGACGAGATCCACCGCCTTTCGCCGATGGTCGAGGAGGTGCTCTATCCGGCGATGGAAGACCGCGCGCTCGATCTCATCATCGGCGAGGGGCCGTCGGCGCGCTCGGTGCGGATCGACCTGCCGCCTTTCACCCTGATCGGCGCGACCACGCGGCAGGGCCTGCTGACCACGCCGCTGCGTGACCGTTTCGGCATTCCGGTGCGGCTCAATTTCTACACCCACGCCGAACTGGAGCGGGTTGTGACCCGCGCTGCCGGCCTGCTCGGCCTCGCGATCGAGCCCGAGGGCGCACGCGAGATCGCTCGCCGTTCCCGCGGCACGCCCCGCGTTGCCGGCCGCTTGCTCAGGCGGGTGCGCGACTTTGCCGATGTGGCGGGCAGTGCTTCGGTCACCCGCACGGTCGCGGACGAGGCGCTCACCCGGCTCGAGATCGACCGGCTCGGCCTCGATCTGATGGATCGCCGCTACCTCGCGATGATCGCCACCACCTACAAGGGCGGCCCTGTCGGCATCGAGACGCTGGCGGCGGGTCTTGCCGAACCGCGTGACACGATCGAGGATGTGGTCGAGCCCTATCTCATCCAGCTTGGCCTTGTCGCCCGCACCGCGCGCGGGCGTGTGCTCAACGATGCGGGTTGGGAACATCTCGAGATGACCCCGCCCAAGGATTCGCCCCCGCAGCAATCGGGGCTGTTCGACGATAATGGTTAA
- a CDS encoding rhodanese-like domain-containing protein encodes MNHARPSLLSVAALLALTACGDGRSGTEERKQSPSAAPFGFELALASTANAANPEPAEAAPAADPAPLIALTPEELAARLKAGNVRLIDVRTDAEVAEGVIPGAEHIALDTFDPAALDLSDGREVVLYCRSGRRSAIAGEKLAEATGKPVEHLEGGILAWEQAGQPLAPR; translated from the coding sequence ATGAACCACGCTCGCCCGTCCCTGCTTTCCGTTGCCGCCCTGCTGGCGCTGACGGCCTGCGGGGACGGGCGAAGCGGGACGGAGGAGCGCAAGCAATCCCCGTCCGCTGCGCCGTTCGGGTTCGAACTGGCGCTGGCAAGCACGGCAAACGCCGCCAATCCCGAACCGGCCGAAGCCGCGCCCGCGGCTGATCCCGCACCGCTGATTGCGCTTACGCCCGAAGAACTGGCGGCGCGGCTCAAGGCCGGCAACGTCCGCCTGATCGATGTACGCACCGATGCCGAAGTCGCCGAGGGCGTGATCCCCGGTGCCGAACATATTGCGCTCGACACGTTCGATCCCGCCGCCCTCGATCTGTCGGACGGGCGCGAGGTGGTGCTCTACTGCCGTTCAGGCCGCCGCTCGGCAATCGCGGGCGAAAAGCTGGCCGAGGCTACCGGCAAGCCGGTCGAACATCTCGAAGGCGGGATCCTCGCCTGGGAACAGGCCGGCCAGCCGCTCGCCCCGCGCTGA
- the acnA gene encoding aconitate hydratase AcnA, translated as MTAIGQDSLGTRQMLDVNGKQYAYYSLAKAAEQLGDISKLPISMKVLLENLLRFEDGGFTVDRKHIQAIVDWQANPTTGEEIQYRPARVLLQDFTGVPCVVDLAAMRDAIKKLGGDTAKINPLVPVNLVIDHSVMVDEFGHPKAMEANMALEYERNAERYDFLKWGSKSFQNFTAVPPGTGICHQVNLEHLAQAVWSSEGPDGVMVAYPDTCVGTDSHTTMINGLGVLGWGVGGIEAEAAMLGQPVSMLIPEVVGFYLEGAMAEGVTATDLVLTCVQMLRQVGVVGRFVEFYGPGVANLTLADRATIANMAPEYGATCGFFGIDDKTLDYLRLTGRSEDNIALVEAYAKAQGMWFDPANVPVFTKTLSLDMGTVVPSLAGPKRPQDKVILPEVDDLFNSDLSKVYGKSAPARVAVEGKTHDIGDGDVVIAAITSCTNTSNPDVLIAAGLVAKKANEKGLKPKPWVKTSLAPGSQVVTDYLVKSGLQEHLDAVGFDLVGYGCTTCIGNSGPLAAPISAAINGNDIVAASVLSGNRNFEGRVSPDVRANFLASPPLVVAYALKGTVTEDITTTPIGQDQNGNDVMLADLWPSNAEIAEHRAANIDRSMFVSRYANVYHGDEHWQAITVEPSDTYQWRAGSTYVANPPYFEGMTMTPAPITDIVDAKPLAILGDSVTTDHISPAGSIKEDSPGGKFLMANQVAKKDFNSYGSRRGHHEVMMRGTFANIRIKNEMVPGVEGGFSTYGGETMPIYDAAMKHKEDGTPLVVIGGKEYGTGSSRDWAAKGTILLGVRMVIVESFERIHRSNLVGMGVLPLQFKEGDTRQTLGLKADDTFSIRGLADLTPGQDVTVEVTRADGSTFSFTALCRIDTANEMEYYRHGGILHYVLRKLAA; from the coding sequence ATGACCGCAATCGGCCAGGATTCGCTCGGCACCCGCCAGATGCTTGACGTCAACGGCAAGCAGTACGCCTATTACTCGCTAGCAAAGGCCGCAGAGCAGCTGGGCGATATCAGCAAACTGCCGATCTCGATGAAGGTGCTGCTCGAAAACCTGCTGCGCTTCGAAGACGGCGGCTTCACGGTCGATCGCAAGCACATCCAGGCCATCGTCGACTGGCAGGCGAACCCCACCACCGGCGAGGAAATCCAGTACCGCCCGGCGCGCGTGCTGCTGCAGGACTTCACCGGCGTGCCTTGCGTAGTCGACTTGGCGGCCATGCGCGACGCGATCAAGAAGCTCGGCGGCGATACCGCCAAGATCAACCCGCTGGTGCCGGTCAACCTTGTGATCGACCACTCGGTGATGGTCGACGAATTCGGCCACCCCAAGGCGATGGAAGCCAACATGGCGCTCGAATACGAGCGCAATGCCGAGCGTTATGACTTCCTCAAGTGGGGCTCGAAGAGCTTCCAGAACTTCACCGCCGTGCCCCCAGGCACCGGCATCTGCCACCAGGTGAACCTCGAGCACCTCGCGCAGGCCGTGTGGTCGAGCGAAGGCCCGGATGGCGTGATGGTCGCCTATCCCGACACCTGCGTCGGCACCGATAGCCACACCACCATGATCAACGGCCTCGGCGTGCTGGGCTGGGGCGTGGGCGGGATCGAGGCCGAAGCCGCGATGCTCGGCCAGCCGGTCTCGATGCTGATCCCCGAAGTGGTCGGCTTCTACCTCGAAGGCGCGATGGCCGAAGGCGTGACCGCCACCGATCTGGTGCTGACCTGCGTGCAGATGCTCCGCCAAGTGGGCGTGGTCGGCCGCTTCGTCGAATTCTACGGCCCGGGCGTTGCCAACCTCACCCTCGCCGACCGCGCCACCATCGCCAACATGGCCCCCGAATACGGCGCGACCTGCGGCTTCTTCGGGATCGACGACAAGACCCTCGATTACCTGCGCCTCACCGGCCGCAGCGAAGACAACATCGCGTTGGTCGAAGCCTACGCCAAGGCGCAGGGCATGTGGTTCGATCCGGCCAACGTGCCGGTCTTCACCAAGACGCTCAGCCTCGACATGGGCACCGTCGTCCCCAGCCTCGCCGGCCCCAAGCGCCCGCAGGACAAGGTCATCCTTCCCGAGGTGGACGATCTGTTCAATTCCGATCTTTCGAAGGTCTACGGCAAGAGCGCCCCGGCGCGCGTCGCGGTCGAAGGCAAGACCCACGATATCGGCGATGGCGACGTGGTGATCGCCGCGATCACCTCCTGCACCAACACCTCGAACCCCGATGTGCTGATTGCCGCCGGCCTCGTCGCCAAGAAGGCGAACGAGAAGGGCCTCAAGCCCAAGCCCTGGGTCAAGACCTCGCTCGCTCCGGGATCGCAGGTGGTGACCGACTACCTCGTGAAGTCGGGCCTGCAGGAACACCTCGATGCGGTCGGCTTCGACCTCGTGGGCTATGGCTGCACCACCTGCATCGGCAACTCGGGCCCGCTCGCTGCGCCGATCAGCGCCGCGATCAACGGCAATGATATCGTCGCTGCCTCGGTGCTCTCGGGCAACCGCAACTTCGAAGGCCGCGTTTCGCCGGATGTGCGCGCCAACTTCCTCGCCTCGCCGCCGCTGGTGGTGGCTTACGCGCTGAAGGGCACCGTCACCGAAGACATCACCACCACCCCGATCGGGCAGGACCAGAACGGCAATGACGTGATGCTCGCCGATCTGTGGCCCTCGAACGCCGAGATCGCCGAACACCGCGCCGCCAATATCGACCGCTCGATGTTCGTCAGCCGCTACGCCAACGTCTACCACGGTGACGAGCACTGGCAGGCGATCACGGTCGAGCCTTCGGACACGTACCAGTGGCGCGCCGGTTCGACCTATGTCGCCAACCCGCCCTATTTCGAGGGCATGACCATGACCCCGGCGCCGATCACCGACATTGTCGATGCCAAGCCGCTGGCGATCCTCGGCGATTCGGTCACCACCGACCACATCTCGCCGGCCGGTTCGATCAAGGAAGACAGCCCGGGCGGCAAGTTCCTGATGGCCAACCAGGTCGCCAAGAAAGACTTCAACTCCTACGGCTCGCGCCGCGGCCACCACGAAGTGATGATGCGCGGCACCTTCGCCAATATCCGCATCAAGAACGAAATGGTGCCCGGCGTCGAAGGCGGCTTCTCGACCTATGGCGGCGAGACCATGCCGATCTACGACGCGGCGATGAAGCACAAGGAAGACGGCACCCCGCTCGTCGTAATCGGCGGCAAGGAATACGGCACCGGCTCCTCGCGCGACTGGGCGGCCAAGGGCACGATCCTGCTGGGCGTGCGGATGGTGATCGTCGAGAGCTTCGAGCGTATCCACCGTTCGAACCTCGTCGGGATGGGCGTGCTGCCTCTCCAGTTCAAGGAAGGCGACACCCGCCAGACCCTTGGCCTGAAGGCGGACGACACCTTCTCGATCCGTGGTCTGGCCGATCTGACCCCCGGTCAGGACGTGACGGTCGAGGTCACCCGCGCCGACGGATCGACCTTCAGCTTCACCGCGCTGTGTCGCATCGATACCGCAAACGAGATGGAATATTACCGCCACGGCGGAATTCTCCATTACGTTCTGCGGAAACTTGCTGCATAA
- a CDS encoding DMT family transporter gives MSLRSHPLLPFAAALAGVGFLSLMDAFMKTAALMIGAYTATVLRALIGTALIAPVWLSRGPAMPSRAVLKLHLERGVVSAFMALSFFYSLTLLPLAEAIALSFIAPLIALYLARVLLDETIRAAAIGASVLGFAGTLVIVGGRIGEGQFDENAAWGIGAVFFSALLYAYNFIVIRRQAQVADPLEISTFHSGVGGLVLLTFAPFLWEAPTGAAVMPLVVSAVLTVCGSFLIAFAYARAEANVLVPTEYSGFVWAALFGWLFFREAVTVPTLAGTVLIVTGCWLATRPARPAENLSA, from the coding sequence ATGTCCCTGCGAAGCCATCCTTTGCTGCCGTTTGCCGCCGCGCTGGCCGGTGTGGGCTTCCTGTCGCTGATGGATGCCTTCATGAAGACGGCCGCGCTGATGATCGGGGCCTACACCGCCACGGTGCTGCGCGCCTTGATCGGGACCGCACTGATCGCGCCGGTCTGGCTTTCGCGCGGGCCCGCGATGCCATCGCGCGCCGTCCTGAAGCTGCACCTTGAACGCGGGGTGGTGTCGGCGTTCATGGCGCTGAGCTTCTTCTACTCCCTCACCCTCCTGCCGCTGGCCGAGGCGATTGCCTTGAGCTTCATTGCGCCCTTGATCGCGCTCTACCTTGCCCGCGTGCTGCTGGACGAAACGATCCGTGCCGCTGCCATCGGCGCCAGCGTGCTCGGGTTTGCGGGCACGCTGGTGATCGTCGGGGGACGGATCGGCGAGGGGCAGTTCGACGAGAACGCCGCCTGGGGTATCGGCGCAGTCTTCTTTTCGGCGCTGCTCTATGCCTACAATTTCATCGTGATCCGGCGGCAGGCGCAGGTCGCTGACCCGCTCGAGATTTCGACGTTCCATTCGGGCGTGGGCGGGCTGGTGCTGCTGACGTTTGCACCGTTCCTGTGGGAAGCGCCGACAGGAGCGGCGGTGATGCCGCTGGTCGTATCAGCCGTGCTGACCGTGTGCGGGTCGTTCCTCATCGCCTTTGCCTATGCCCGCGCCGAGGCGAATGTTCTGGTGCCGACGGAATATTCGGGCTTCGTCTGGGCGGCGCTGTTCGGTTGGCTGTTCTTCCGTGAAGCGGTCACCGTGCCGACGCTGGCGGGCACCGTATTGATCGTCACCGGGTGCTGGCTGGCGACCCGCCCCGCACGGCCAGCAGAAAACCTGTCCGCCTAG
- a CDS encoding L,D-transpeptidase family protein, with translation MRFPGKLVGGVAIAALVTSAALAQTGAQQARSQQQGGPQPAQVPAPAPKPSGAFEQAFPQTVSEPVVQAGMEAPAPLVQPWTVAQAAKLVAVIEGIAAEGLDPKDYDLEPLKVALASGPSDELNALASQSFVWLVEDLRDGRTPMDAREQWFVVDPDRDIFRTGDLLAEAVVTGDIAGTLAKLNPTHPDYAKLKAELAKTPASNVAKRKLIRANMDRWRWLARDLGSQYLITNVPEFQLRLTVKDRIISTYRTIVGKPGRTATPQLAEMVEGVVFNPTWTVPQSIVKGEGLGAKVLANPAWGKRNGYVATKGANGYVSVVQQPGPGNSLGMMKLEMPNEHAIFFHDTPSRHLFANDDRALSHGCVRTERALELAMTMAILGKGATKEEAVTISTSGKYTKVMLQKQWAAYITYFTMASDINGQMATFKDIYGRDAPVLASLDKPRVKNRSNQVDDEVIVIEDDLQDS, from the coding sequence ATGAGGTTTCCGGGCAAACTCGTAGGCGGCGTGGCGATTGCGGCGCTGGTGACGAGCGCGGCGCTGGCGCAGACCGGCGCGCAGCAGGCCCGCAGCCAGCAGCAGGGCGGCCCGCAACCCGCGCAGGTTCCTGCGCCTGCGCCCAAGCCGAGCGGCGCCTTTGAGCAGGCCTTCCCCCAGACCGTTTCGGAACCGGTTGTGCAAGCCGGGATGGAGGCGCCCGCTCCGCTGGTGCAGCCGTGGACCGTGGCGCAGGCCGCCAAGCTGGTCGCGGTGATCGAAGGAATCGCCGCCGAAGGGCTTGACCCCAAGGACTATGATCTCGAACCGCTCAAGGTCGCGCTGGCGTCCGGGCCGTCGGATGAATTGAACGCGCTCGCCTCGCAAAGCTTCGTGTGGCTGGTGGAGGACCTGCGCGACGGGCGCACGCCGATGGATGCGCGCGAGCAGTGGTTCGTGGTCGATCCCGACCGCGATATCTTTCGCACCGGCGATCTGCTGGCCGAAGCAGTGGTCACCGGCGACATTGCGGGCACGCTGGCCAAGCTCAATCCGACCCACCCCGATTACGCCAAGCTCAAGGCCGAACTCGCCAAGACCCCGGCGAGCAACGTCGCCAAGCGCAAGCTGATCCGCGCCAACATGGACCGCTGGCGCTGGCTGGCGCGCGATCTCGGCTCGCAATACCTAATCACCAACGTGCCCGAGTTCCAGCTGCGCCTGACGGTCAAGGACCGGATCATCAGCACTTACCGCACGATTGTCGGCAAGCCCGGGCGCACCGCGACCCCGCAGCTGGCGGAGATGGTCGAAGGCGTGGTGTTCAACCCGACCTGGACCGTGCCGCAATCGATCGTGAAGGGCGAAGGACTGGGCGCCAAGGTGCTCGCCAACCCGGCTTGGGGCAAGCGCAACGGCTACGTCGCAACCAAGGGGGCGAACGGCTACGTCTCTGTCGTGCAGCAGCCGGGGCCGGGCAATTCACTCGGCATGATGAAGCTCGAAATGCCCAACGAGCATGCGATCTTCTTCCACGACACGCCCTCGCGCCACCTCTTCGCCAATGATGACCGCGCGCTCAGCCACGGCTGCGTGCGCACCGAGCGCGCGCTTGAACTGGCGATGACGATGGCGATCCTCGGCAAGGGGGCGACCAAAGAGGAGGCGGTCACGATCTCCACCTCGGGCAAGTACACCAAGGTCATGCTGCAGAAGCAGTGGGCCGCCTACATCACCTATTTCACGATGGCATCCGACATCAACGGCCAGATGGCGACCTTCAAGGACATCTACGGCCGCGATGCGCCGGTGCTTGCCAGCCTCGACAAGCCGCGGGTGAAGAACCGCAGCAATCAGGTCGATGATGAAGTGATCGTGATCGAGGACGATCTGCAGGACAGCTAG
- a CDS encoding murein L,D-transpeptidase catalytic domain-containing protein → MKRRDLLKGTLAAGVALALPARLAASVMPGTPRDRILFEIARRELQRAGNAIWRRDIVGIADFGLHSAKPRFHFVNLDRGEVVSHYVSHGMGSDAQHDGWLKAFSNTEGSNATSRGAYVTWEWYQGRYGTSVRLGGLDATNDAALRRYIVMHRADYAEPEHLATYGRLGRSNGCFAMGTEQFREALTHLSGGRLLFADSLGLEEDGTIQPIPELARYERNPLQFGATATASAF, encoded by the coding sequence ATGAAGCGTCGCGACCTTCTCAAAGGCACACTTGCGGCGGGCGTAGCACTGGCTCTGCCCGCTCGCCTTGCTGCGTCCGTCATGCCGGGCACGCCGCGCGACCGCATCCTGTTCGAAATCGCGCGCCGCGAGCTCCAGCGCGCAGGCAACGCGATCTGGCGGCGCGATATTGTCGGGATCGCCGATTTCGGCCTCCATTCGGCCAAGCCGCGGTTCCACTTCGTCAACCTCGATCGCGGCGAAGTGGTGTCGCATTACGTCAGCCACGGCATGGGCTCGGACGCACAGCATGACGGCTGGCTCAAGGCATTTTCGAACACCGAAGGATCGAACGCGACCAGCCGGGGCGCCTATGTGACGTGGGAATGGTATCAGGGCCGCTATGGCACCTCGGTGCGGCTCGGCGGGCTCGATGCCACCAATGATGCGGCGCTGCGGCGCTACATCGTGATGCACCGCGCCGACTATGCCGAACCCGAACATCTGGCGACCTATGGCCGCCTCGGACGCTCGAACGGGTGTTTCGCGATGGGCACCGAACAGTTCCGCGAAGCCTTGACCCACCTTTCGGGCGGGCGGTTGCTGTTCGCCGACAGCCTGGGGCTTGAGGAAGACGGCACCATCCAGCCGATCCCGGAACTCGCCCGCTACGAGCGCAACCCGCTGCAATTCGGCGCCACCGCCACCGCCAGCGCGTTCTGA
- a CDS encoding NAD(P)-binding protein has protein sequence MTDCATDYLIIGAGAVGLAFADTLLDEDPDCHITFVDKHAKPGGHWNDAYSFVALHQPSATYGVNSMELCPDKVDTHGHNKGMYPLAKHPEILAYYGKLMNERLLPSGRVAYYPLTEYRGCTDSTHHLRGILSGDETSVSVRRKLVDATYFQTSVPATHTPKFDIAPGTRFARPGDLPGLWMQADNCPEHFIILGAGKTAMDTAVWLLEAGVVPERIGWVRPRDSWMFNRRFLQPAHAAIEGLIEFQVALVECAAASDSGDEMLLKLEQRGIFLRLDRSVTPRMMHYAVISEGEVALLQAIKQVYRQGHVTRIAPGAMDFGGESVAVPQNSLFIDCTATAVPFDARADVKPIFNGDRITLQVVKTPFVPYSAAMIAFVEANFATDAEKNALCPPTPLTDSPATYPYAVMLNLFSDGILSQNAKTSAFDARSRLHPTAPTIAKMIATNDPRLAEITKAGSIIQACMPGVIKLGMAAKALHEAGHRPTN, from the coding sequence ATGACTGATTGCGCGACCGACTATCTCATTATCGGCGCAGGCGCGGTCGGCCTCGCCTTTGCCGATACGCTGCTCGATGAAGACCCCGATTGCCACATCACTTTCGTCGACAAGCACGCCAAGCCGGGCGGGCACTGGAACGATGCCTATTCCTTCGTCGCGCTGCACCAGCCGAGCGCCACCTATGGCGTCAATTCGATGGAACTGTGCCCCGACAAGGTCGACACGCATGGCCATAACAAGGGCATGTATCCACTTGCCAAGCACCCGGAGATCCTTGCCTATTACGGCAAACTGATGAACGAGCGGCTGCTGCCGAGTGGGCGGGTCGCCTATTATCCGCTCACCGAATATCGCGGGTGCACCGACAGCACGCATCACCTTCGCGGCATCCTGTCCGGCGACGAAACCAGCGTCTCGGTAAGGCGCAAGCTGGTGGATGCGACCTATTTCCAGACGTCGGTTCCCGCCACCCATACCCCCAAGTTCGACATCGCTCCGGGCACCCGCTTTGCACGGCCGGGAGATCTTCCGGGCCTGTGGATGCAGGCCGATAATTGCCCCGAGCACTTCATCATCCTCGGCGCAGGCAAGACCGCGATGGATACGGCAGTCTGGCTGCTTGAGGCAGGGGTTGTGCCGGAACGGATCGGCTGGGTGCGCCCGCGCGATTCGTGGATGTTCAACCGCCGCTTCCTGCAACCGGCCCATGCCGCAATCGAGGGCCTGATCGAATTCCAGGTCGCTCTCGTCGAATGCGCCGCCGCCTCGGACAGCGGCGACGAGATGCTGCTGAAGCTGGAACAGCGAGGCATTTTCCTCCGCCTCGATCGCAGCGTGACGCCCAGGATGATGCACTATGCGGTCATTTCCGAGGGCGAAGTTGCCCTGCTGCAAGCCATCAAACAGGTCTATCGGCAGGGGCACGTCACGCGCATTGCGCCAGGTGCGATGGATTTCGGGGGCGAAAGCGTTGCGGTCCCGCAGAACAGCCTGTTCATCGATTGCACCGCTACCGCTGTCCCGTTTGATGCGCGCGCGGATGTGAAGCCCATCTTCAACGGCGACCGGATCACGCTGCAAGTCGTCAAGACCCCGTTCGTACCTTACAGCGCGGCAATGATCGCGTTTGTCGAAGCCAATTTTGCCACCGACGCCGAAAAGAACGCGCTGTGTCCGCCCACACCTCTGACAGATAGCCCCGCCACCTATCCCTACGCCGTGATGCTGAACCTTTTCAGCGACGGCATCCTAAGCCAGAACGCGAAAACCAGCGCCTTTGACGCGCGCAGCCGTCTGCATCCCACGGCACCGACGATCGCGAAGATGATCGCGACAAACGACCCGCGGCTGGCCGAAATCACGAAAGCCGGATCCATCATTCAGGCCTGTATGCCGGGCGTGATCAAGCTCGGCATGGCGGCCAAGGCATTGCATGAAGCGGGACACCGTCCCACGAACTGA